One Porphyromonas pogonae genomic region harbors:
- a CDS encoding nitroreductase family protein, protein MNLYQEILLRRRSIRAFTDKKIGDEIVTSLLEAGQCAPSACNKQPWRFLVVQKPKGRALIQQCYDKEWFTTAQLYIIVIGDHEEAWSRPSGDSVDIDTSIATTQMMLQAHDLGLASTWVCAFDQDLCKRLFHIPEHQEPISILAVGFPDPDYTSKAAYKRKPLSDIVIYENYEE, encoded by the coding sequence ATGAATTTATACCAAGAAATACTGCTCAGACGAAGATCTATCAGAGCTTTTACAGACAAGAAGATAGGTGATGAGATAGTAACATCACTACTCGAAGCGGGGCAATGTGCCCCATCGGCATGCAACAAACAGCCATGGAGATTTCTCGTTGTACAAAAGCCCAAAGGCAGAGCGCTCATTCAACAATGCTATGACAAAGAATGGTTTACTACAGCGCAACTCTACATCATTGTCATAGGAGACCATGAAGAGGCATGGTCACGTCCTTCCGGCGACTCTGTCGATATAGACACCAGCATCGCTACCACTCAGATGATGTTGCAAGCTCATGACCTGGGTTTGGCTTCTACGTGGGTATGTGCTTTCGATCAAGACCTGTGCAAAAGACTTTTTCATATCCCCGAGCATCAGGAACCCATATCCATACTTGCCGTAGGATTCCCTGATCCTGACTACACATCCAAAGCCGCATATAAAAGAAAGCCTCTTTCCGATATCGTAATTTATGAGAACTATGAAGAATAA
- a CDS encoding glycosyltransferase family 2 protein, producing the protein MDISIVVPLYNEADSLPELEAWIEKVMNEHGFSYEVIFVDDGSKDNSWEVIESLSKKNPCVKALKFRRNYGKSPGLHCGFDKAQGEVVITMDADLQDSPEEIPELYRMIKEEGYDLVSGWKKKRYDPILSKNLPSKLFNATARKLSGIHNLHDFNCGLKAYRNKVVKSIEVYNDMHRYIPYLAKNAGFSKIGEKVVQHQARKYGSSKFGISRFFNGYLDLMTLWFTSKFGRKPMHFFGLGGTIMFFIGFIALAVILFNKLIALQEHTPAPLVTDRPYFYIALTAMILGTQLFITGFLAELISRQATDRNQYIIEKEL; encoded by the coding sequence ATAGATATTTCCATAGTTGTACCGTTGTATAATGAGGCTGATTCATTGCCCGAGTTGGAAGCATGGATCGAAAAAGTAATGAACGAACACGGTTTTAGCTACGAAGTTATTTTTGTAGATGATGGCAGCAAGGATAATTCATGGGAAGTGATTGAGTCTTTGAGCAAAAAGAACCCTTGCGTAAAAGCCTTGAAGTTCCGAAGAAACTATGGCAAATCGCCGGGTTTACATTGCGGATTTGATAAAGCTCAGGGTGAAGTGGTAATTACCATGGATGCTGACCTACAAGACAGCCCTGAAGAGATACCGGAATTGTACCGCATGATCAAGGAAGAGGGCTATGACCTTGTAAGCGGATGGAAAAAGAAACGCTATGACCCGATATTGAGTAAAAACCTGCCATCCAAGCTTTTTAATGCTACGGCACGCAAACTGTCAGGTATACATAATCTCCACGATTTTAATTGCGGGCTCAAAGCTTACCGTAATAAGGTAGTCAAAAGCATTGAGGTGTATAATGACATGCACCGTTACATCCCGTATTTGGCAAAAAACGCGGGATTCTCAAAGATAGGAGAAAAGGTGGTGCAACATCAAGCACGCAAATACGGCTCTTCAAAATTCGGGATAAGCCGATTCTTCAACGGTTACCTTGACCTGATGACCCTATGGTTTACCTCCAAATTCGGTCGTAAACCCATGCATTTTTTCGGTTTGGGTGGCACTATTATGTTTTTCATTGGTTTTATAGCCCTTGCCGTGATTCTATTCAATAAACTCATAGCCCTGCAAGAGCACACACCTGCTCCTCTTGTAACCGACAGACCATACTTTTACATAGCCCTCACGGCAATGATTCTGGGCACTCAACTTTTCATAACAGGATTTCTTGCCGAACTTATAAGTCGCCAAGCTACAGACAGGAATCAATATATTATAGAAAAAGAGTTATGA
- a CDS encoding DUF4199 domain-containing protein — translation MTVIEDKSNLFKVSARLGLVLGLYFILKYLCMLNFFRAPELLSLIYIFLTLMVPVIVYVLIKRYRDSRPADQPFGVMHGWQFGVMLYAFASILVALPHYVFYEYVLPAHIDQIEMMAEQLLQKPGMEEIFNQAFKGLTLTELIEKSMSVPAVTRVFNDISDNLFWGIIISIPIAFMLRKKDTRKQETNI, via the coding sequence ATGACAGTTATAGAAGACAAGAGCAACCTATTCAAAGTAAGCGCCCGCCTGGGTTTGGTGCTGGGACTTTATTTTATACTCAAATACCTATGCATGCTCAATTTTTTCAGAGCACCTGAGTTATTAAGCCTGATATACATTTTCCTCACACTCATGGTACCGGTAATCGTGTATGTCCTTATCAAAAGATACAGAGACTCACGTCCTGCTGACCAGCCATTCGGGGTGATGCACGGTTGGCAATTCGGAGTGATGCTCTACGCCTTTGCGTCCATATTAGTAGCATTGCCTCACTATGTTTTCTACGAGTATGTGCTTCCTGCGCATATAGATCAAATCGAGATGATGGCAGAGCAATTGCTACAGAAACCTGGTATGGAAGAGATATTTAACCAAGCATTCAAAGGGCTTACTCTCACTGAGCTCATAGAAAAATCAATGTCTGTGCCTGCTGTAACCAGAGTGTTCAATGATATTTCCGACAATTTATTTTGGGGTATCATCATCAGTATTCCCATTGCATTCATGCTACGCAAGAAAGATACGAGGAAGCAAGAGACTAATATTTAA